Proteins encoded together in one Chrysiogenia bacterium window:
- a CDS encoding dodecin domain-containing protein has product MSEHVYKHIEVTGSSPKSIEAAIERALDVASKSVKNMRWFEVTETRGHIVDQKVGHYQVTLKIGFTIEGS; this is encoded by the coding sequence ATGAGCGAACACGTCTACAAACACATTGAGGTAACCGGCTCCTCGCCCAAGAGCATCGAGGCCGCCATCGAGCGCGCGCTGGACGTTGCGTCCAAGAGCGTCAAGAACATGCGCTGGTTCGAGGTGACCGAAACCCGCGGGCACATCGTCGACCAGAAGGTCGGCCACTACCAGGTTACGCTGAAGATCGGGTTCACGATCGAAGGCAGCTGA
- a CDS encoding SDR family NAD(P)-dependent oxidoreductase, with translation MLKGKVAIITGSGRGIGKEIALMMAEQGAAVIVNDLGADIGGEGKETKLADQVVDEIKAKGGKAASNYGSVASFDDANEMVRQAVDEFGRLDIVVNNAGILRDRIFHRMTEEEWDAVIAVHLKGTFNTTRAAVQTFRDQGGGSVINFTSTSGLLGNYGQTNYGAAKLGIVGFSRNAALDMEKFGVRVNCVAPFAWTRLTQSIPGGDDPDNKRLENLKKMDPKQIAPLCCYLGSDDAGERKITGQVFCVRGNEIILFSLPRPVRSLHKNGGWSPQDVADIMPEAFAGDFSPLTTSGGVLSYEPLF, from the coding sequence ATGCTCAAAGGCAAGGTAGCAATCATCACCGGCTCGGGCCGGGGAATCGGCAAGGAAATCGCCCTCATGATGGCCGAGCAGGGCGCGGCCGTGATCGTCAACGATCTGGGAGCCGACATCGGCGGCGAGGGCAAGGAAACCAAGCTCGCCGACCAGGTGGTCGACGAGATCAAGGCCAAGGGCGGCAAGGCCGCTTCGAACTATGGCAGCGTCGCGAGCTTTGACGATGCCAATGAAATGGTACGCCAGGCCGTCGATGAGTTCGGTCGTCTCGACATCGTGGTGAACAACGCGGGCATCCTGCGCGACCGCATCTTTCACCGCATGACCGAAGAGGAATGGGACGCCGTCATCGCGGTGCACCTCAAGGGCACCTTCAACACGACCCGCGCGGCGGTGCAGACCTTCCGCGACCAGGGCGGGGGCTCGGTGATCAACTTCACCAGCACCTCGGGGCTTCTCGGCAATTACGGCCAGACCAACTACGGCGCGGCCAAGCTGGGCATCGTCGGTTTTTCACGCAACGCGGCCCTGGACATGGAGAAGTTCGGCGTGCGCGTCAACTGCGTGGCGCCCTTTGCGTGGACGCGCCTTACCCAGTCGATTCCCGGCGGCGACGATCCCGACAACAAGCGCCTTGAAAACCTCAAGAAGATGGACCCCAAGCAGATCGCCCCGCTGTGCTGTTACCTGGGAAGCGATGATGCCGGCGAGCGCAAGATTACCGGCCAGGTCTTCTGCGTGCGCGGCAACGAGATCATTCTCTTCAGCCTGCCGCGCCCGGTTCGCAGCCTCCACAAGAACGGCGGATGGAGCCCCCAGGACGTGGCCGACATCATGCCCGAGGCCTTCGCCGGAGACTTCTCGCCGCTCACGACGAGCGGCGGGGTGCTCAGCTACGAGCCGCTCTTCTAG
- a CDS encoding TRL-like family protein, with translation MKIGKLKYLVIAAVATTFMGCAAGVAPVNGGWYTNVHGPVTATTNTAGAKSGKACATSILGVVATGDASIEEAKKAGGITKVTNVDYHTTSVLGLFAEFCTIAHGE, from the coding sequence ATGAAGATTGGAAAGCTCAAGTATCTGGTGATCGCGGCTGTCGCGACGACATTCATGGGTTGCGCGGCCGGTGTCGCGCCGGTCAACGGCGGTTGGTACACCAACGTGCATGGCCCGGTGACGGCCACCACCAACACGGCCGGTGCCAAGAGCGGCAAGGCCTGCGCCACGAGCATCCTGGGCGTCGTCGCGACCGGCGACGCGTCCATCGAGGAAGCCAAGAAGGCCGGCGGCATCACCAAGGTGACGAACGTCGACTACCACACCACCTCGGTGCTGGGTCTGTTCGCGGAGTTCTGCACCATCGCCCACGGCGAATAA